A window of Sphingomonas adhaesiva contains these coding sequences:
- a CDS encoding monovalent cation/H+ antiporter subunit D, producing MTLSDHLPVAPVIVPAIVAPVTMLLMRRHRDIGRLLSLGGCAALLAAAIALFGVTQDDAIRSYALGAWPAPFGIVLVLDRLSATMLLAAATLAAVVLLHAIVTGADRKGWHFHALFHFQLLGINGAFLTGDLFNLFVFFEVLLIASYGLMLHGQGALRLKAGVAYVVVNIVGSALFLVALGLLYGLTATLNMADLAVRVATLGEEDQGLLRIAGLLLTAVFALKAAAVPLHLWLPRTYAATMPVVAALFAIMTKVGVYALIRTVPLIFGATAGAAAWVPAPWLLPSAILGAVVGFVGVLVARGMREQAAFAILASTGTLLMPVSMWREAALAAALYYMVQAIVAGAALFLVADATMRRRGQYADALVPSPRFAGQDAAGLSYLVAAIGTVGLPPLAGFVGKLSILDASFAGPGWPAIWSTILGTTLIGVVGFSRSGSSLFWKTAAPDAEAVAVVPRSRADFIAPALLLLLLGALSVCAGWAEAQTRATAAQVMAPERYVAAVLGTAR from the coding sequence CATCGGCCGGTTGCTGTCGCTGGGAGGATGCGCCGCGCTGCTGGCCGCGGCGATCGCCCTGTTCGGCGTGACGCAGGACGACGCGATCCGCAGCTATGCGCTGGGGGCATGGCCGGCGCCGTTCGGGATCGTGCTCGTGCTCGACCGGCTGTCGGCGACGATGCTGCTGGCGGCGGCGACGCTGGCGGCGGTGGTGCTGCTGCACGCGATCGTCACCGGCGCGGATCGCAAGGGCTGGCATTTCCACGCGCTGTTCCATTTCCAGCTTCTGGGCATCAACGGCGCGTTCCTGACCGGCGACCTGTTCAACCTCTTCGTGTTCTTCGAGGTCCTGCTGATCGCGTCCTACGGCCTGATGCTGCATGGCCAGGGTGCGCTGCGGCTGAAGGCGGGCGTCGCCTATGTGGTCGTCAATATCGTCGGATCGGCGCTGTTCCTGGTCGCGCTCGGCCTGCTCTACGGCCTTACCGCCACGCTCAACATGGCGGATCTGGCGGTGCGGGTCGCCACCCTCGGGGAGGAGGATCAGGGGCTGCTGCGTATCGCGGGCCTGTTGCTGACGGCGGTATTCGCGCTGAAGGCGGCGGCGGTGCCGCTCCACCTGTGGTTGCCGCGCACCTACGCCGCGACGATGCCGGTGGTCGCCGCACTGTTCGCGATCATGACCAAGGTCGGCGTCTATGCGCTGATCCGCACCGTCCCGCTGATCTTCGGCGCGACCGCGGGTGCGGCGGCGTGGGTGCCCGCGCCCTGGCTCCTCCCATCGGCGATCCTGGGTGCCGTCGTCGGGTTCGTCGGCGTGCTCGTGGCGCGGGGAATGCGCGAGCAAGCGGCGTTCGCGATACTGGCATCGACCGGCACGCTGCTGATGCCCGTGTCGATGTGGCGGGAGGCCGCGCTGGCCGCCGCGCTCTATTACATGGTGCAGGCGATCGTCGCGGGCGCGGCGCTGTTCCTGGTCGCGGACGCGACGATGCGGCGGCGCGGCCAGTATGCGGACGCCCTGGTACCCAGCCCACGCTTTGCCGGACAGGATGCCGCGGGCCTCTCGTACCTCGTCGCGGCGATCGGCACCGTGGGATTGCCGCCGCTCGCCGGCTTCGTCGGCAAGCTGTCGATCCTGGACGCGAGCTTCGCCGGCCCCGGATGGCCCGCGATCTGGTCGACCATCCTCGGCACGACCCTGATCGGCGTCGTCGGCTTCTCGCGCAGCGGATCCTCCCTGTTCTGGAAGACGGCGGCGCCGGATGCCGAAGCCGTGGCCGTGGTGCCCCGGTCGCGCGCCGACTTCATCGCGCCGGCGCTGCTGCTGCTGCTGCTGGGGGCGCTGAGCGTCTGCGCAGGCTGGGCGGAGGCGCAGACCCGTGCCACCGCCGCACAGGTCATGGCGCCGGAACGCTACGTGGCCGCGGTCCTGGGGACGGCACGATGA
- a CDS encoding Na+/H+ antiporter subunit E produces MRRLLPHPALSAMLLTVWLLMVNDVTVGGIVLGAVFALVLPKFTQPFWPDRPRIRFRRALLGYLAIVLLDIVVANFHVARLILFRRNRDLRSRWLTVPIRLTTPEAITMLAGTISLTPGTVSSDVSADGRFLLVHALDVADEAAEIARIQMRYEARLQRIFA; encoded by the coding sequence ATGAGGCGGCTGCTGCCCCATCCCGCGCTGTCGGCGATGCTGCTGACCGTCTGGCTGCTGATGGTGAACGATGTCACGGTCGGCGGGATCGTGCTGGGGGCGGTCTTCGCGCTGGTCCTGCCGAAGTTCACCCAGCCCTTTTGGCCGGACCGCCCCCGGATACGCTTCCGCCGAGCCCTTCTCGGCTATCTGGCGATCGTCCTCCTCGACATCGTCGTCGCCAATTTCCACGTCGCGCGGCTGATCCTGTTCCGCCGCAACCGCGATCTGCGCTCGCGCTGGCTCACGGTACCGATCCGGCTGACCACGCCGGAGGCCATCACGATGCTGGCCGGCACGATCAGCCTGACGCCCGGTACGGTATCGTCGGATGTATCGGCGGACGGCCGCTTCCTGTTGGTCCACGCGCTGGACGTCGCCGACGAGGCGGCGGAGATCGCGCGCATCCAGATGCGCTACGAAGCACGCCTGCAACGGATTTTCGCATGA
- a CDS encoding K+/H+ antiporter subunit F: MIGIALHLAAGCIAVALVLNLWRLLRGPALGDRILALDTMVINAIALIVLIGMIGGTDSYFEAALLLAMVGFVSTIAYCKFILRGDIVE, from the coding sequence ATGATCGGCATCGCTCTCCACCTGGCGGCGGGCTGCATCGCGGTCGCGCTGGTGCTGAACCTCTGGCGGCTTCTGCGCGGACCCGCGCTGGGCGACCGCATCCTTGCGCTGGACACGATGGTCATCAACGCGATCGCCCTCATCGTCCTGATCGGCATGATCGGCGGCACCGATTCCTATTTCGAGGCTGCGTTGCTGCTGGCGATGGTCGGTTTCGTGAGCACCATCGCCTATTGCAAGTTCATCCTGCGCGGGGACATCGTGGAATGA
- a CDS encoding Na+/H+ antiporter subunit G, which yields MSVLANLVIVALLVLGGGFALIGSWGLVRLPSTMERLHGPTKATTLGLGALLLASVVHFQARLGIWTAHELLISLFLFITAPISANMIAKVHLHRTRAGADGEHDGIAGRPQRPGGDADWATFEAPKRGTPASTASD from the coding sequence ATGAGCGTGCTGGCCAACCTCGTCATCGTCGCGCTGCTGGTGCTGGGCGGCGGGTTCGCCCTGATCGGCAGCTGGGGCCTCGTGCGCTTGCCATCGACGATGGAGCGACTGCACGGGCCCACGAAGGCGACGACCCTGGGCCTGGGCGCGCTGCTGCTCGCCTCCGTCGTCCATTTCCAGGCGCGGCTCGGCATCTGGACCGCGCACGAGCTGCTGATCTCGCTGTTCCTGTTCATCACCGCGCCGATCTCGGCCAACATGATCGCCAAGGTCCACCTGCACCGCACGCGCGCCGGTGCCGACGGCGAGCACGACGGTATCGCCGGTCGGCCGCAGCGTCCCGGGGGAGATGCGGACTGGGCGACGTTCGAGGCGCCGAAGCGGGGCACGCCCGCGTCGACGGCGAGCGACTGA
- a CDS encoding Gfo/Idh/MocA family protein has translation MKVALVGVGKIARDRHVPAIENDPAFTLAATADPCGGIDGVPAFATLDDLLRAGPTLDAVAICTPPQGRAALAAKALGAGLHVLLEKPPAATLGEVALLREAAAAAGRTLFAAWHSRAAGAVEPARAWLASRRVSGIRIDWKEDIRRWHPGQDWILDAGGFGVFDPAINALSIATAILPGRLLVTQADLAIPNDRQSPIAAEVGLACGDADGRMSLDFLERDAPCWTIVVECDDGVLRLDDGGRVLLLDGQRRSYPNEEYPRLYRRFAGLIDDGRSDLDDEPSRLVADALAIGRRRSTATFSW, from the coding sequence ATGAAGGTGGCGTTGGTGGGGGTCGGGAAGATCGCGCGCGATCGCCACGTCCCGGCGATCGAAAACGACCCGGCGTTCACGCTGGCGGCGACCGCGGACCCGTGCGGCGGGATCGACGGCGTGCCGGCGTTCGCGACGCTGGACGATCTGCTGCGCGCCGGTCCGACGCTCGACGCCGTCGCCATCTGCACCCCGCCGCAGGGGCGCGCCGCGCTGGCCGCCAAGGCGCTCGGGGCGGGGCTGCACGTGCTGCTGGAAAAGCCGCCTGCGGCGACGCTGGGGGAGGTGGCGTTGTTGCGAGAGGCGGCCGCCGCGGCCGGTCGCACGCTCTTCGCGGCATGGCATTCGCGCGCCGCGGGCGCGGTGGAGCCGGCCCGCGCATGGCTCGCATCGCGCCGGGTGTCGGGGATCCGGATCGACTGGAAGGAGGATATCCGCCGCTGGCATCCCGGGCAGGACTGGATCCTCGACGCCGGCGGCTTCGGCGTGTTCGACCCCGCGATCAACGCCTTGTCGATCGCCACCGCCATCCTGCCCGGCCGATTGCTCGTGACGCAGGCCGACCTGGCGATCCCGAACGACCGGCAAAGCCCGATCGCCGCGGAGGTCGGGCTGGCCTGCGGCGATGCCGACGGGCGCATGTCGCTCGATTTCCTCGAGCGTGACGCGCCGTGCTGGACGATCGTGGTGGAGTGTGACGACGGCGTGTTGCGGCTGGACGACGGGGGCCGCGTCCTGCTCCTCGACGGCCAGCGCCGTTCATACCCGAACGAGGAATATCCGCGTCTCTACCGGCGTTTCGCCGGCCTGATCGACGACGGGCGATCGGATCTGGACGACGAGCCGAGCCGTCTGGTGGCCGACGCCCTCGCGATCGGCCGTCGCCGATCGACCGCGACATTCTCCTGGTGA
- a CDS encoding IlvD/Edd family dehydratase gives MSNDDLPPEARHRTGLRSRAWFDDPSNPDMTALYIERYLNYGLSLEELQSDRPIIGIAQTGSDLAPCNRHHLILADRVKQGIRDRGGIPIEFPIHPIQETGKRPTAGLDRNLAYLSLVEVLHGYPIDGVVLTIGCDKTTPACLMAAATVNIPAIALSVGPMLNGHYQGQRTGSGTIVWKARELLAAGEIDYKGFIELVASSAPSTGFCNTMGTATTMNSLAEALGMSLPASAAIPAPHRDRQQCAWETGRTIVEMVRADRRPSDILTRPAFLNAIRVNSAIGGSTNAPIHLNAIARHMGVELSLADWEEQGAGIPLLVNMQPAGQYLGEDFYRAGGVPAVMAQLLAAGLIDGSALTANGATVAENVAGATIADEDVIYPFDRPLKPAAGLTVLSGNVFDAAVMKLSVISDQFRGMYLSDPEDPDAFTGTAVVFDGPEDYHARIDDPASGIDERSILVMRGAGPVGYPGGAEVVNMRPPAALIRTGVHALPCLGDGRQSGTSGSPSILNAAPEAAVGGGLALLRSGDRMRIDLKANRVDMLVDEDELARRRAELERVAIPASQTPWQEIHRDTVGQFDTGAVIESAVKYQRIAERGLPRDSH, from the coding sequence ATGAGCAACGACGACCTGCCGCCAGAGGCCCGGCATCGCACGGGGTTGCGCTCGCGCGCCTGGTTCGACGATCCCTCCAACCCCGACATGACCGCGCTCTATATCGAGCGCTACCTGAACTACGGGCTGAGCCTGGAGGAGCTGCAGTCGGATCGCCCGATCATCGGCATCGCGCAGACCGGCAGCGACCTGGCGCCGTGCAACCGGCATCACCTGATCCTGGCGGATCGCGTGAAGCAGGGTATCCGCGACCGCGGCGGCATCCCGATCGAATTTCCGATCCACCCGATCCAGGAAACCGGCAAGCGCCCCACCGCCGGGCTGGACCGCAACCTGGCCTATCTCAGCCTGGTCGAGGTACTTCACGGCTATCCGATCGACGGCGTCGTGCTGACGATCGGGTGCGACAAGACGACGCCCGCCTGCCTGATGGCCGCCGCGACGGTGAACATTCCCGCGATCGCCCTGTCCGTCGGGCCGATGCTGAACGGCCATTACCAGGGCCAGCGCACCGGGTCGGGGACGATCGTTTGGAAGGCGCGCGAGCTGCTGGCCGCGGGCGAGATCGACTATAAGGGCTTCATCGAACTGGTCGCGTCCAGCGCGCCGTCGACCGGCTTCTGCAACACGATGGGCACCGCGACGACGATGAATTCGCTCGCGGAGGCGCTGGGCATGTCGCTGCCCGCCTCCGCCGCGATCCCCGCGCCGCACCGCGACCGGCAGCAATGCGCATGGGAGACGGGGCGTACGATCGTCGAGATGGTACGCGCCGACCGCCGTCCGTCCGACATCCTGACCCGCCCGGCCTTCCTGAACGCGATCCGCGTCAATTCGGCGATCGGCGGCTCCACCAACGCGCCGATCCACCTCAACGCGATCGCGCGTCACATGGGGGTCGAGCTGTCGCTGGCCGATTGGGAGGAACAGGGGGCGGGCATCCCGCTGCTGGTCAACATGCAGCCGGCGGGCCAGTATCTCGGTGAGGATTTCTACCGCGCCGGCGGCGTTCCGGCGGTGATGGCACAGCTGCTCGCGGCCGGGCTGATCGATGGCAGCGCGCTGACCGCCAACGGCGCGACGGTTGCAGAGAACGTGGCGGGCGCGACCATCGCGGACGAGGATGTGATCTACCCCTTCGATCGCCCGCTGAAGCCGGCCGCCGGGCTGACCGTCCTGTCGGGCAACGTGTTCGACGCCGCGGTCATGAAGCTGTCGGTCATCTCCGACCAGTTCCGCGGCATGTACCTGAGCGATCCCGAGGATCCCGATGCCTTCACCGGCACCGCCGTCGTGTTCGACGGACCGGAGGATTATCACGCCCGGATCGACGACCCCGCCAGCGGGATCGACGAACGCTCGATCCTGGTGATGCGCGGCGCGGGTCCGGTCGGCTACCCGGGCGGCGCTGAGGTGGTCAACATGCGGCCGCCCGCCGCGCTGATCCGCACCGGGGTCCATGCGCTCCCCTGCCTGGGCGACGGGCGGCAATCGGGTACCAGCGGCAGCCCGTCGATCCTGAATGCCGCCCCCGAAGCGGCGGTCGGCGGCGGCCTCGCGCTGCTGCGCTCCGGCGACCGGATGCGGATCGACCTGAAGGCGAACCGCGTCGACATGCTGGTCGACGAAGATGAACTGGCGCGCCGCCGGGCGGAGCTGGAACGCGTGGCGATCCCCGCCTCGCAGACGCCGTGGCAGGAGATCCACCGCGACACCGTCGGCCAGTTCGACACCGGCGCGGTCATCGAGAGCGCGGTCAAGTATCAACGGATCGCCGAGCGCGGCCTGCCGCGCGACAGTCACTGA
- a CDS encoding SMP-30/gluconolactonase/LRE family protein: MVAAVAGSGRATLGEGPLWSGRERAVYWVDILGRCVRRLALADGTVTAWDMPAPTGWIIERQDRAGFIAGTATGFVELLLPPGAAPVVTPIHDPEPDLPANRMNDAKADAAGRIWAGTMPFSCQGETGAFYRLDPDFSCRQVDAPYTIANGPAIAPDGRTIFHTDTARRTIFRFDVHDDGTLGRRAPHIVFDEAWGSPDGMTLDADGCLWVAHWGTGQVSRFDPPGARMRSIALPASQITSMTFAGDGLDRMFVTSAADGCDDEPLAGALFEVDPGCRGLPTQRFGG; this comes from the coding sequence ATGGTCGCCGCGGTAGCGGGCAGCGGACGGGCGACACTGGGCGAGGGGCCGCTGTGGTCCGGCCGCGAACGGGCCGTCTACTGGGTCGACATACTGGGGCGGTGCGTGCGGCGGCTGGCGCTGGCGGACGGCACGGTGACGGCATGGGACATGCCCGCGCCGACCGGCTGGATCATCGAGCGGCAGGATCGCGCCGGCTTCATCGCCGGCACGGCCACCGGCTTCGTCGAACTGCTGCTGCCCCCGGGTGCCGCGCCGGTCGTGACCCCCATCCACGACCCCGAGCCCGACCTGCCCGCCAACCGCATGAACGATGCGAAGGCGGACGCCGCCGGTCGCATCTGGGCCGGGACGATGCCGTTTTCGTGCCAGGGGGAGACGGGCGCCTTCTATCGGCTCGACCCGGACTTCAGCTGCCGCCAGGTGGATGCACCCTATACGATCGCCAACGGCCCCGCGATCGCGCCGGACGGCCGGACGATCTTCCACACCGATACCGCGCGGCGCACCATCTTCCGGTTCGACGTTCACGACGACGGCACGCTCGGCCGACGGGCGCCGCACATCGTGTTCGACGAGGCATGGGGCAGCCCCGATGGCATGACGCTGGACGCCGACGGCTGCCTGTGGGTGGCGCATTGGGGAACCGGGCAGGTCAGCCGCTTCGATCCGCCGGGCGCACGGATGCGGTCGATCGCGCTGCCCGCGTCGCAGATCACCAGCATGACCTTTGCCGGCGACGGGCTCGACCGGATGTTCGTCACCTCCGCCGCGGACGGATGCGATGACGAGCCGCTGGCCGGCGCGCTGTTCGAGGTCGATCCGGGATGCCGCGGGCTGCCGACCCAGCGGTTCGGCGGGTAG
- a CDS encoding FadR/GntR family transcriptional regulator encodes MERGHTTSDRALQHDLGRNLTHGMLDTLGKAIVIGRYETRPFPTEAEIAKAYGVSRSVTREAVKMLTAKGLVTARPRQGTVVSPASQWNLFDTDVLRWLLERKFSVDLLRQFNQLRIAIEPEAAALAAQFHSAADMAAIRAELARMAAAESGTGDPLEADIAFHVAILQASGNPFYAQFRTVVATALHTSIRFTNRIKGRSANIADHAAVADAIATRDADASRRAMRRIIGDVLDLIGDQRD; translated from the coding sequence ATGGAGAGGGGGCACACCACATCCGATCGCGCCTTGCAGCACGATCTCGGCCGCAACCTGACGCACGGGATGCTCGACACGCTGGGCAAGGCGATCGTCATCGGCCGCTACGAAACGCGCCCGTTCCCGACCGAGGCGGAGATCGCCAAGGCGTACGGGGTCAGCCGTTCGGTGACGCGGGAAGCGGTCAAGATGCTGACCGCGAAGGGTTTGGTGACCGCCCGGCCGCGGCAGGGGACGGTCGTCAGCCCGGCGTCGCAGTGGAACCTGTTCGACACCGACGTGCTGCGCTGGCTGCTGGAGCGCAAATTCTCGGTCGACCTGCTGCGCCAGTTCAACCAGCTGCGAATCGCGATCGAGCCGGAGGCGGCGGCGCTGGCGGCGCAGTTCCATTCCGCTGCGGACATGGCGGCGATCCGCGCCGAGCTGGCGCGGATGGCGGCGGCCGAATCGGGCACCGGCGATCCGCTGGAGGCCGACATCGCCTTCCACGTCGCGATCCTCCAGGCGTCGGGCAACCCGTTCTACGCCCAGTTCCGCACCGTGGTGGCGACGGCGCTCCACACGTCGATCCGCTTCACCAACCGCATCAAGGGGCGCTCGGCCAACATCGCCGATCACGCCGCCGTTGCGGATGCGATCGCGACCCGCGACGCCGATGCCAGCCGCCGGGCGATGCGGCGCATCATCGGCGACGTGCTCGACCTGATCGGCGACCAGCGCGACTAG
- a CDS encoding sodium/sugar symporter — translation MTLSTIDLAVVIAYAVGIFALAQWVSRDKAGETKDSSDYFLASKSLPWWAIGASLIAANISAEQIVGMAGSGYAIGLAISSYEWMAALTLLIVGKWFLPIFLRNGIYTMPQFLEQRYGPNLRTLMAVFWLGLYVFVNLTSIIWLGSIAVNQVAGVDQDAALIALGLFALLYQLRGGLKAVALTDIVQVTLLVFGGLCVSAITLSRIGGAGGIIGGFARLQQVAPEHFEMILSPDNPFYKDLPGISVLIGGMWIANLSYWGFNQYIIQRALAAKDLPEAQKGIVLAAFLKMLMPFVIVVPGIAAVVLAPDLAKPDQAYPTMLRLLPPGLLGLVFAALVAAIVASTASKINSIATIFTLDLYAKRKGAATAAEDGAAKDPATERRLVMVGRIAAAVAIVLAMVTARPLLGKSDQAFQYIQEYTGFFTPGITVIFLMGLFWRRATEAGALTAAVASFVLSLVLKSALPALPFMNRMVVVFVAAAALAAIVSLLRPQAREANRVVTGDVSYATTTAFNVAALGVLAILVALYATWW, via the coding sequence ATGACGCTCTCGACGATCGATCTGGCGGTGGTGATCGCCTATGCAGTGGGCATCTTCGCGCTGGCGCAGTGGGTGAGCCGCGACAAGGCGGGCGAGACGAAGGACTCCTCGGACTATTTCCTGGCGTCCAAGTCGCTGCCGTGGTGGGCGATCGGGGCGTCGCTGATCGCGGCGAACATCTCCGCCGAGCAGATCGTCGGCATGGCGGGGTCGGGCTATGCGATCGGGCTCGCCATCTCCTCCTACGAATGGATGGCCGCGCTCACCCTGCTGATCGTCGGCAAGTGGTTCCTGCCGATCTTCCTGAGGAACGGCATCTACACGATGCCGCAATTCCTGGAGCAGCGCTACGGCCCGAACCTGCGCACGCTGATGGCGGTGTTCTGGCTCGGGCTGTACGTCTTCGTGAACCTGACCTCGATCATCTGGCTGGGCTCGATCGCGGTCAATCAGGTGGCGGGCGTCGACCAGGACGCGGCGCTGATCGCGCTGGGGCTGTTCGCGCTCCTCTATCAGCTGCGCGGCGGGTTGAAGGCGGTGGCGCTGACCGACATCGTCCAGGTGACGCTGCTGGTCTTCGGCGGGCTGTGCGTCTCGGCGATCACGCTGTCGCGGATCGGGGGCGCGGGCGGCATCATCGGCGGGTTCGCGCGGTTGCAGCAGGTCGCGCCCGAACATTTCGAGATGATCCTGTCGCCCGACAATCCCTTCTACAAGGACCTGCCCGGCATTTCGGTGCTGATCGGGGGCATGTGGATCGCGAACCTGAGCTATTGGGGGTTCAACCAATATATCATCCAGCGCGCGCTGGCGGCCAAGGACCTGCCCGAGGCGCAGAAGGGCATCGTGCTGGCGGCGTTCCTGAAGATGCTGATGCCGTTCGTGATCGTCGTGCCCGGCATCGCCGCCGTCGTGCTGGCGCCCGACCTGGCCAAGCCCGACCAGGCGTATCCGACGATGCTGCGGCTGTTGCCGCCGGGGCTGCTGGGCCTCGTCTTCGCCGCGCTGGTGGCGGCGATCGTCGCCTCCACCGCGTCCAAGATCAACTCGATCGCGACGATCTTCACGCTCGATCTCTATGCCAAGCGCAAGGGCGCCGCGACCGCCGCAGAGGACGGCGCGGCGAAGGACCCGGCGACCGAGCGGCGGCTGGTGATGGTCGGGCGCATCGCCGCGGCGGTGGCGATCGTGCTGGCGATGGTCACCGCGCGCCCGCTGCTGGGCAAGTCGGACCAGGCGTTCCAGTACATCCAGGAATATACCGGCTTCTTCACGCCGGGCATCACCGTCATCTTCCTGATGGGGCTGTTCTGGCGCCGCGCGACGGAGGCCGGCGCGCTGACCGCGGCGGTCGCCTCCTTCGTGCTGTCGCTGGTGCTGAAATCGGCGCTGCCGGCGCTGCCGTTCATGAACCGGATGGTCGTGGTCTTCGTCGCCGCCGCCGCACTCGCCGCGATCGTCTCGCTGCTGCGCCCGCAGGCGCGCGAGGCGAACCGCGTCGTCACCGGCGACGTCAGCTACGCCACCACCACCGCGTTCAACGTCGCCGCCCTGGGCGTCCTGGCGATCCTCGTCGCCCTCTATGCGACATGGTGGTGA
- a CDS encoding 2-dehydro-3-deoxygalactonokinase — translation MRFLAVDWGTTNRRVFAIDDGRVVTTERDDRGASVVEDFPAEIAAIRARHGDHPLLLAGMVGSNIGWRAMPYVPAPAGLAEVAAAVAQVAPGVRIVPGVSYRDARRGDVMRGEEVQLLGAVAAGQVPADALLCQPGTHCKWATMAQGRIAAFVTAMTGELFSLLRTHGLLARQLTGPVSDGAAFRDGVAEGARADLAASLFGIRAAALLGMRDDAAAAAYASGLLIGADVAQRLAQARHDLVHVLADPALGGLYAAAIETLGRRAAIVDSNAAFVAGITRIQELAA, via the coding sequence ATGAGGTTCCTCGCCGTCGACTGGGGCACCACCAACCGCCGCGTGTTCGCGATCGACGACGGCCGCGTCGTCACCACCGAGCGCGACGATCGCGGCGCATCGGTCGTGGAGGACTTCCCCGCCGAGATCGCCGCGATCCGGGCGCGGCACGGGGACCATCCGCTGCTGCTCGCGGGCATGGTGGGATCGAATATCGGGTGGCGCGCCATGCCCTACGTCCCCGCGCCCGCCGGACTGGCGGAGGTCGCCGCCGCGGTCGCGCAAGTGGCGCCGGGGGTCCGGATCGTGCCGGGCGTCTCGTACCGCGACGCGCGGCGCGGCGACGTGATGCGCGGCGAGGAGGTGCAGTTGCTGGGCGCGGTCGCCGCCGGACAGGTGCCGGCGGACGCGCTGCTGTGCCAGCCGGGCACGCATTGCAAATGGGCGACGATGGCGCAGGGGCGGATCGCCGCCTTCGTCACCGCGATGACGGGCGAGCTGTTCTCGCTGCTGCGCACGCACGGGCTGCTGGCGCGCCAGCTGACCGGCCCGGTGAGCGACGGCGCTGCGTTCCGCGACGGCGTGGCGGAGGGGGCGCGCGCCGACCTGGCCGCCAGCCTCTTCGGCATTCGCGCCGCCGCGCTGCTGGGGATGCGCGACGATGCGGCGGCGGCCGCATATGCCAGCGGGCTCCTGATCGGCGCCGATGTGGCGCAGCGACTGGCGCAGGCGCGCCACGACCTCGTCCACGTCCTCGCCGATCCGGCGCTGGGCGGGCTGTACGCCGCCGCGATCGAGACGCTGGGGCGCCGCGCCGCGATCGTCGACAGCAACGCCGCCTTCGTCGCCGGAATCACCCGCATACAGGAGCTTGCCGCATGA
- a CDS encoding 2-dehydro-3-deoxy-6-phosphogalactonate aldolase, giving the protein MTHLAAFDTAFAHCPLIAILRGVRVDEVVAIGEALVAAGFTIIEVPLNSPDPLASIAALARALKGRAVVGAGTVLRVEDVAAVQAAGGTVIIAPNANPAVIAAAAARGLVALPGVATPTEAFAALDAGAAALKLFPAEAASPAVLKAMRAVLPKAVRVLPVGGVTPEGMAPWRAAGAAGFGLGSALYAAGMTADEVGARAARFVAAL; this is encoded by the coding sequence ATGACCCACCTCGCCGCCTTCGACACCGCCTTCGCGCATTGCCCGTTGATCGCGATCCTGCGCGGGGTGCGCGTGGACGAGGTGGTCGCGATCGGCGAGGCGCTGGTCGCGGCGGGGTTCACGATCATCGAGGTGCCGCTGAACTCGCCCGACCCGCTCGCCAGCATCGCCGCGCTGGCGCGCGCGCTGAAGGGGCGCGCGGTCGTCGGCGCGGGCACCGTGCTGCGCGTCGAGGATGTGGCGGCGGTGCAGGCGGCGGGCGGTACGGTCATCATCGCGCCCAACGCCAACCCCGCGGTGATCGCGGCGGCGGCGGCGCGCGGGCTGGTCGCGCTGCCGGGGGTGGCGACCCCGACCGAGGCGTTCGCGGCGCTCGACGCGGGCGCGGCTGCGCTGAAGCTGTTCCCGGCGGAGGCCGCGTCGCCCGCGGTGCTGAAGGCGATGCGCGCGGTGCTGCCCAAGGCGGTGCGGGTGCTGCCGGTGGGCGGCGTGACCCCGGAGGGGATGGCGCCGTGGCGCGCGGCGGGCGCGGCGGGGTTCGGGCTGGGCTCCGCGCTGTACGCGGCGGGGATGACGGCGGACGAGGTGGGCGCGCGGGCGGCGCGATTCGTCGCCGCGCTGTGA